The Salvelinus fontinalis isolate EN_2023a chromosome 9, ASM2944872v1, whole genome shotgun sequence genome has a window encoding:
- the LOC129861979 gene encoding HMG box-containing protein 1-like, which yields MDANRMEDSFDHLKALPSSRDCPPTPMEYDDLPELQELDESPSSPVLFHVGAGVSRQECIAGSPHTNWLTELAIIATSPQSPLLQEAAPIERSSPLHIFSTNRSLHSYARPPLASSAPSPSRGHLRERSRRVRASSESESGIFSMASFSDDEDMGWSHSWPSTAWHCFLKGTRLRFHRGLNKEWQEAEDLGDSDDESDDERMTPFTSLKSYGSEGLKLVAHEDNVSYGQAVLKLTFDPGSPEEGLLTAECRFDHPFFVKNKGWSSFYPSLTVVQHGIPCYEIQVGDLCLPPGHRDTINCDDSDVLDTFRSYDFTPLDSSAVYVLSSMARQRRTSQSSSGAVSPDPEKLSVSPQSSSASKSNRSYTSGTAPGGATPTKCKRPMNAFMLFAKKYRMEYTQMYPGKDNRAISVILGEKWKKMKNEERRMYTVEAKALADEQKRLNPDCWKRKRTNSGSQQP from the exons ATGGATGCTAATAGAATGGAGGACTCATTTGATCATCTGAAGGCTCTGCCCTCCTCACGTGACTGTCCCCCCACTCCCATGGAGTATG ATGACCTgccagagctgcaggagttggaCGAGAGCCCGTCCTCTCCAGTCCTGTTCCATGTGGGGGCTGGTGTGTCCCGTCAGGAGTGTATAGCTGGTTCCCCTCATACCAACTGGCTGACTGAGCTGGCTATCATCGCTACCAGCCCTCAGAGCCCCCTGCTGCAGGAAGCTGCTCCCATCGAGAG GTCATCTCCTCTGCACATCTTTTCCACCAATCGTAGTTTACATTCCTACGCCCGTCCCCCCCTGGCCAGCAGTGCACCCAGCCCCTCTAGAGGTCACCTCAGGGAACGCAGCAGACGTGTCAGG GCCAGCAGTGAGTCAGAGTCTGGTATTTTCTCTATGGCCTCCTTCTCTGATGATGAGGACATGGGCTGGTCACACTCCTGGCCTTCTACAGCCTGGCACTGCTTCCTGAAAG GCACCCGCCTTCGGTTCCACAGAGGCCTTAACAAGGAGTGGCAGGAGGCTGAAGACCTCGGGGACTCTGATGACGAGTCAGATGATGAGAGAATGACGCCGTTCACCTCCCTCAAG AGCTATGGTTCTGAAGGTCTGAAGTTAGTGGCCCACGAGGACAATGTGTCCTACGGCCAGGCCGTCCTCAAACTCACCTTTGACCCCGGCTCGCCAGAAGAAGGCCTGTTAACGGCAGAGTGCAGATTTGATCACCCCTTCTTTGTGAAAAACaaag GTTGGTCCTCATTCTACCCTAGCCTGACGGTGGTGCAGCATGGTATCCCCTGCTATGAGATTCAGGTTGGGGACCTGTGTCTTCCCCCGGGACACAGGGACACCATCAACTGTGATGACTCTGATGTCTTGGACACCTTCAGGAG ttaTGATTTCACTCCTCTGGACTCGTCAGCTGTGTATGTTCTGAGCAGCATGGCCAGACAGCGTAGGACCTCCCAGTCCAGTAGTGGCGCTGTCTCCCCCGACCCAGAGAAACTCTCCGTCTCCCCCCAATCCTCCTCTGCCAGCAAATCAAACAGGAGCTATACCTCAGGGACGGCCCCCGGCGGGGCCACACCCACCAAATGCAAACGGCCAATGAACGCCTTCATGCTCTTCGCTAAGAAGTACAGGATGGAGTACACACAGATGTACCCTGGGAAGGATAACAG AGCCATCAGCGTGATCCTGGGTGAGAAGTGGAAGAAGATGAAgaacgaggagaggagga
- the LOC129861984 gene encoding cAMP-dependent protein kinase type II-beta regulatory subunit-like — translation MSIEIPEGLTELLQSFTVEVLRNQPGDLLEFALQYFTQLKDSETTGAAFGNDQHSATRPSGKAVNFIDEAMQIDSENGEEEESDDEEFIAPVMSRFIRRASVCAEAFNPDEDEEDKEQRVTHPKTDEQRQRLQEACRDILLFKNLDPEQFSQVLDAMFEKFLEVGEHIIDEDADGDNFYVIERGTFDIYMRVDGVEKTVGAYDNRGSFGELALMYNTPRAATIISTSPGALWCLDRLTFRRIIVKNNAMKRRLYEELIESLPLLTSLELSERMKVVDVLSSRAFCDGEQIISQGDLADCFYIVESGQVRIAMKRTRTKKDQEDVDIATCSRGQYFGELALVTNKPRAASAYAVGSVKCLVMDVQAFERLLGPCMDIMKRNIANYEEQLVTLFECSTTDIEEINP, via the exons ATGAGTATAGAAATTCCTGAAGGATTGACGGAGCTGTTGCAGAGCTTTACCGTGGAAGTGTTACGGAATCAGCCGGGAGATTTGCTCGAATTCGCGTTGCAGTATTTCACCCAACTGAAGGACAGTGAGACTACCGGGGCCGCGTTCGGCAATGACCAACATTCGGCCACGCGACCCAGTGGGAAAGCGGTCAATTTCATCGACGAAGCCATGCAGATCGATTCTGAaaatggagaggaagaggagagtgacGACGAGGAATTCATTG CTCCAGTGATGAGTCGATTCATTAGAAGAGCATCAG TTTGTGCCGAGGCGTTCAACCCTGATGAAGACGAGGAAGACAAAGAACAGAGG GTCACCCATCCTAAAACAGacgaacagagacagagactacaGGAGGCTTGCAGAGACATCCTGCTGTTCAAAAACCTGGACCCG GAACAATTTTCCCAAGTACTGGACGCCATGTTTGAGAAGTTCCTTGAGGTAGGAGAACATATCATAGATGAAGATGCCGATGGCGACAACTTCTACGTCATTGAAAG agggaCCTTTGACATCTATATGAGGGTTGATGGTGTAGAGAAGACCGTGGGAGCCTATGATAACAGGGGAAGCTTTGGGGAGCTGGCCCTGATGTACAACACCCCCAGGGCTGCTACCATCATCTCCACCTCGCCCGGAGCCCTCTGGTGCCTG GATCGTCTGACATTCAGGAGGATCATAGTGAAGAACAACGCGATGAAGAGGAGACTGTACGAGGAGTTGATTGAATCACTTCCACTGTTAACATCattagag cTCTCAGAGAGAATGAAGGTGGTGGATGTGTTGTCTTCTAGAGCCTTCTGCGATGGAGAACAGATCATCTCTCAG GGTGATCTAGCAGATTGTTTTTATATAGTTGAATCTGGGCAAGTTAGAATCGCCATGAAGAGAACCAGG ACGAAAAAGGACCAAGAGGATGTGGATATAGCTACATGCTCCAGGGGGCAGTACTTTGGAGAACTGGCCCTCGTCACCAACAAACCCAGAGCTGCTTCAGCCTACGCTGTGGGAAGTGTCAAGTGTTTAG TTATGGACGTGCAGGCGTTTGAGAGGTTGCTGGGCCCCTGCATGGACATCATGAAGAGAAACATTGCAAATTACGAAGAGCAGCTGGTTACTCTGTTTGAATGTAGCACCACTGACATTGAGGAGATTAACCCATGA